One region of Takifugu flavidus isolate HTHZ2018 chromosome 14, ASM371156v2, whole genome shotgun sequence genomic DNA includes:
- the yipf5 gene encoding protein YIPF5: MSGFDNFNTDFYQSSYSVDDQSQAGYGYNNADNPYNKPYGQYDYSQPAGYSSPGMMQPQQPYTGQIFQPTQTYTPSASQSMYSNSFEDEPPLLEELGINFDHIWQKTLTVLHPLKAADGSIMNETDLAGPMVFCLAFGATLLLSGKIQFGYVYGISAIGCLGMYCLLNLMSMTGVSFGCVASVLGYCLLPMILLSSFGVLFSLQGSVGILLTAAIIGWCSFSASKIFISALAMDGQQLLVAYPCALLYGVFALISVF, from the exons ATGTCAGGGTTTGACAATTTCAACACAGACTTCTACCAGTCCAGTTACAGTGTAGACGACCAAAGCCAGGCTGGTTATGGCTACAACAATGCTGATAACCCCTACAATAA GCCGTACGGACAGTATGACTACTCCCAGCCCGCAGGATACTCGTCTCCAGGAATGATGCAGCCACAGCAACCCTACACAGGACAGATCTTCCAGCCCACACAAACCTACACCCCATCTGCATCACAGTCCATGTACAGCAACAGCTTCGAGGATGAACCACCTCTGCTAGAAG AATTAGGAATCAACTTTGACCACATCTGGCAGAAGACTCTGACAGTTCTGCATCCACTGAAGGCAGCAGACGGCAGCATCATGAACGAAACAGACTTAGCTGGGCCCATGGTCTTCTGTTTGGCTTTTGGAGCCACACTCCTCCTG TCGGGTAAGATTCAGTTTGGATATGTGTACGGTATTAGTGCCATCGGTTGCCTTGGCATGTACTGCCTGCTCAACCTGATGAGCATGACGGGCGTTTCATTTGGCTGCGTGGCCAGTGTTCTGGGCTACTGCCTCCTACCCATGATCCTCCTGTCCAGCTTTGGGGTCCTCTTCTCTTTGCA gGGATCTGTCGGTATCTTATTAACGGCGGCCATTATTGGTTGGTGCAGTTTCTCAGCTTCAAAAATCTTCATTTCAGCGTTAGCCATGGATGGGCAACAGTTGCTGGTTGCTTACCCTTGCGCTCTTCTGTACGGAGTCTTTGCACTTATTTCTGTATTCTAA